A single genomic interval of Pseudochaenichthys georgianus chromosome 3, fPseGeo1.2, whole genome shotgun sequence harbors:
- the dut gene encoding deoxyuridine 5'-triphosphate nucleotidohydrolase, mitochondrial isoform X1, translating into MIRTLLKLRNIHLQCSAIFDAAPRFVGKTFHIQTVALNKEVKDASTISPSKRARTETKPAEERSVLRFAKLSEHATTPTRGSNKAAGYDLYSAYDYTLGPMDKAIVKTDIQIAVPHGCYGRVAPRSGLAAKHFIDVGAGVVDEDYRGNVGVVLFNFSKDTFDVKKGDRVAQLVCERICYPDLEEQETLDETERGAAGFGSTGSN; encoded by the exons ATGATACGAACGTTGCTAAAGCTAAGGAACATTCATCTACAATGCTCTGCGATTTTTGATGCTGCTCCACGTTTCGTAGGAAAGACATTTCATATTCAGACAGTCGCTCTTAACAAAG AAGTTAAAGATGCATCTACAATTTCTCCTTCGAAGAGGGCAAGGACCGAGACAAAGCCTGCAGAGGAAAGATCTGTCCTCAGGTTTGCAAAACTCTCTGAGCATGCTACCACACCGACCAGAGGCTCAAACAAAGCAGCGGGATATGATCTCTATAG TGCCTATGATTACACCCTTGGTCCTATGGATAAGGCCATTGTGAAGACAGACATACAGATAGCAGTTCCTCATGGCTGCTATGGGAGAGTTG CACCGAGGTCTGGACTCGCAGCCAAACACTTCATTGATGTTGGTG CTGGGGTTGTAGATGAAGACTATAGAGGAAATGTGGGAGTTGTGCTCTTCAACTTCAGCAAGGACACATTTGATG TAAAAAAGGGTGACAGAGTTGCTCAGCTGGTCTGTGAGAGGATCTGCTACCCCGATCTGGAGGAACAAGAG ACGCTTGATGAGACAGAGCGTGGTGCTGCAGGTTTTGGATCAACTGGAAGCAATTGA
- the dut gene encoding deoxyuridine 5'-triphosphate nucleotidohydrolase, mitochondrial isoform X3 has translation MQVKDASTISPSKRARTETKPAEERSVLRFAKLSEHATTPTRGSNKAAGYDLYSAYDYTLGPMDKAIVKTDIQIAVPHGCYGRVAPRSGLAAKHFIDVGAGVVDEDYRGNVGVVLFNFSKDTFDVKKGDRVAQLVCERICYPDLEEQETLDETERGAAGFGSTGSN, from the exons ATGC AAGTTAAAGATGCATCTACAATTTCTCCTTCGAAGAGGGCAAGGACCGAGACAAAGCCTGCAGAGGAAAGATCTGTCCTCAGGTTTGCAAAACTCTCTGAGCATGCTACCACACCGACCAGAGGCTCAAACAAAGCAGCGGGATATGATCTCTATAG TGCCTATGATTACACCCTTGGTCCTATGGATAAGGCCATTGTGAAGACAGACATACAGATAGCAGTTCCTCATGGCTGCTATGGGAGAGTTG CACCGAGGTCTGGACTCGCAGCCAAACACTTCATTGATGTTGGTG CTGGGGTTGTAGATGAAGACTATAGAGGAAATGTGGGAGTTGTGCTCTTCAACTTCAGCAAGGACACATTTGATG TAAAAAAGGGTGACAGAGTTGCTCAGCTGGTCTGTGAGAGGATCTGCTACCCCGATCTGGAGGAACAAGAG ACGCTTGATGAGACAGAGCGTGGTGCTGCAGGTTTTGGATCAACTGGAAGCAATTGA
- the dut gene encoding deoxyuridine 5'-triphosphate nucleotidohydrolase, mitochondrial isoform X2: MPALEVKDASTISPSKRARTETKPAEERSVLRFAKLSEHATTPTRGSNKAAGYDLYSAYDYTLGPMDKAIVKTDIQIAVPHGCYGRVAPRSGLAAKHFIDVGAGVVDEDYRGNVGVVLFNFSKDTFDVKKGDRVAQLVCERICYPDLEEQETLDETERGAAGFGSTGSN; the protein is encoded by the exons ATGCCCGCTCTAGAAGTTAAAGATGCATCTACAATTTCTCCTTCGAAGAGGGCAAGGACCGAGACAAAGCCTGCAGAGGAAAGATCTGTCCTCAGGTTTGCAAAACTCTCTGAGCATGCTACCACACCGACCAGAGGCTCAAACAAAGCAGCGGGATATGATCTCTATAG TGCCTATGATTACACCCTTGGTCCTATGGATAAGGCCATTGTGAAGACAGACATACAGATAGCAGTTCCTCATGGCTGCTATGGGAGAGTTG CACCGAGGTCTGGACTCGCAGCCAAACACTTCATTGATGTTGGTG CTGGGGTTGTAGATGAAGACTATAGAGGAAATGTGGGAGTTGTGCTCTTCAACTTCAGCAAGGACACATTTGATG TAAAAAAGGGTGACAGAGTTGCTCAGCTGGTCTGTGAGAGGATCTGCTACCCCGATCTGGAGGAACAAGAG ACGCTTGATGAGACAGAGCGTGGTGCTGCAGGTTTTGGATCAACTGGAAGCAATTGA